A window of Carassius gibelio isolate Cgi1373 ecotype wild population from Czech Republic chromosome A3, carGib1.2-hapl.c, whole genome shotgun sequence genomic DNA:
TTATACATTCTGTTGCAGATTTTCTGAGACCTTTTATTTgacatgctgatttttttttatttttgttattattattaatattattaatttttttcagaagttaattatgactaCTGAGGGAGACCCAACTGCCTTTGTGAAAGTGCTTCACCTTCTGGTGATTTCTTTCATCTGGGGAATGCAGGTGTGGGTGTCTTTCATAGCAGGTAAATTAATATACGatcatataataatacaatatatcaTCATATAGTATGCCATGCATACTTCTATTTCCTCTTTATATTTTCAGGTTTTGTGCTGATTTCCCAGGTATCCATGCACACATTTGGCCTTGTTCAAAGCAAGTTATTTCCAATTTATTTCAATTGTCTGATGGGTGGAAATGCAGTTAGTCTGGCCATATATGCTGTGTACCACCCCAGAGAACTCCTGGACTGGCATGAGGGCATTCAGGTGACCAATCAAAACTTTATATATTCTGCATGAatctttaaaggaataattcacccacaaatgaatatttgctgaaaatgtgctctcaggccattcaagataaAGATGCAGTTTATGTCTTCataagaacagattttgagaaattaagcattacatcacATGCTCACTAATGGATACcttacagtgaatgggtgccgtcagaatgagagtccaaacagctgataaaaacatcacattaatccacaccactccagtccatcaattaatgtcttgaagcaaaaagctgcatatttgtaagaaaaaaaaaaaaaaaatcaaacatcgCTTCCGGCTAAAATGAGTCTTTAACCCATAATAACACTTCATCCAGTGAAAAAGCCCATTCCATGTTGTCCtcttcacatcaaaatccaccagcaCATTTGTTTGCGACTGTCCTGGATGGTTTTCACttttaaacggtgcttgatctctGCATATTTCTCTACTGATTCAGATGTGGTGACTTTTTCACTAAATAAATCACTTTAACAGATAGAGGTCTCCTATTTAAGTTGGAAGCAACAGTTTAGAGTTTAAAAACAccgtaatgatggatttgtttcttacaaacatgctgcTTTTCACAAACTGAAAAACCGATGTTTTCATCATGCTCATTCTGACGgctcccattcactgcagaggatccgttggtgagcaagtgatgtaacgctacatttcttcaaatctgttcggATGAAGAAACATGGCCTGAGGGTGCACATTTTCAACAAATCTTTGCTTCTTTCCTCATTTTGTTTCTATTccctttaaacattatttttctggGCAGATGATTCTTTTCTTTGTGGCTGTGATCATGGCCGGCCTGAACGTGCAGTGGTTTGGTCCGTCTGCCACCGAGAGCATGCTGGTCATGCAGGAGATCGAGAAGGAGCACGGTCTGGGAAATCAGGTGGGTATGAGTTCCAATAAGGAAGAATACGCCAAACTCCGTGAGCAGGACCTGAAATACAAGGAGCACAGGACCATCTTCTACCGCTACCACGGTCTGTCCAACCTCTGCAACCTCATAGGCTTTTTCTCCACTACCATCAATCTCATTTACCTGGCGCTCCATTTAGGAACTAtatgagtgtgttgtgtgtctttgAGAAAGAGTACAGTCAGACAGATATATTAAGACCATTATCCTGTAATGATTTGTATAACAGTAATGCTTCTAGTTTTTATACAACAAGAGTGTTTAGTGTTAGTTAAGGTTAAAAGAACCAAATTCAGATGTGAGCCAAAAGTGAACCAAGTGAAAGAGCCCAGttgattttgtatttactttcatttatttGTGAGTTGTTTATATCATGATATATTATGTAATGTACAATAAAACATTGAATATTAGGGAATTGAATTAAAGTATATacgttaaagtatttttttttttttcttttacagtcaggtttcattttaatattctccTCATTCTGTTTTGTCCATAACTATACAATATGTGGATAATGTCATTAGATGCCACCCTTACCTTTGTACACTTCCTGTTTTGCTGTAAAAGGCCAGAAATATTAAGAAGAGTGGACCAGTTATAGGATTGTTTTATCATAAAATGCTGTTTACAACATCCTATAGAATGAATGACACTATAATGGCAATTAAACTCTGTGGACAACAAGCAGTGAATAATAAATGAACTTTTGATCGTCTTTTGTAAAAATGATGTTTGAACAGAAAGTAAACTTGCTTTTCTCACTGGACATGGAAAAGAGTGCTGTTGAAGATTCAGTGACATACAAATGTGATTCCGTTGATTTCTCTGCATATTCAAACTTTTGCTGTGAATTAGTAATTTTTTTAGTGTTCTATACCATTTCTTATATCATTTCTATATCATATTTTCCCTTCTAATGAAAAGAAAGCCaactttatttgtgtgtgttttgtgtccatTGGGAATCTTGGTCATATTTAGAAAGCaaactgaaagagtttttctttgtttatttgttgctGACATTGAACAAGCATGTATTCagttaaagaaatataaaacacctatacatgttgatttttaattaaaataaataagtgaattttTATTTGCTTTCTTACTGCAGCTATACAAACatgcagactctctctctctacacacacacacacacacacacacacacacacacgaagtcaatggggaccagcagctgaaggtgaactattcttttaacttGATTCGCATTTCATAAGTTGgaatttgcatttaattgtcCACAGCTCACAGGATGTAATGGCATTCTGGGAAATTAAGAGTTTTCACTCTagcagtaatgaaaaatgtatttaaaacgaTTTATTAAATGTCTATTTATCTGCACGGCCGATAAACATTAAAACTTAAAgacttaattgtaaaaaaataataataatataaggcTTTTTTAATTCCTACTtccttaaattaatatattaattgtaattGTGCATCCTGTTTACTAGCTCAGTTGAAtcaaattgaaaatgtaaatgtatttcaaatgaccgatagatagttagataaagaacataatttgtattttacatttccaATACAATTCAAGTATATTCAGAAAAGTTTGTAAAGTGAAAGAAAAGTAACTGAgcggaaaagaaaaagaaaacgaaCGGAGCTGGAAGCTGCTGTGTAAATAAACACTTCAGATCCGGGAGCTCTGTCACGCTCGCACGCACGCACGCTTGCACACAATCAcactcatacactcacacacCGACAGAGTTTGTTCCATGCGAGGAAGTACCAGGCTGTTACCGGAGCACGAGATAAAGCGTCGAGTATCCGTGTGAGGGTAAGAACctcatttaatttagtttttgcgTCTGAGAGTTATTTTTTACCCTTATGCACCTTTCTGTGTTTCTGAATGTAAAATCTTTATGAACTGTGTAGGTCATGCAGCAAATGAACTGTTAACATTTGTTCATCCTGCCATCGTGATTGTCGTTGTTGTAGTTCTTTCAAATAGTTCAGAACGCCAGAGAACGAAGATTCGAATTCAGTCCGGATTGAACAGCTGTGTACATAAACAATGACACTACCACGGTATTCTTCCACGGTTCTCTTCTTTGGAATGCCATGTGAATACCAAGGTACATATCAAAAGTATAACCCGATAGACTACCATAGGCGTAAATTCCTTACTAAATACTTGAAATACTGGTGTGagtagtaaaacaacacaaaatgagaaaaaaaaaaacgttttaagtTTAGAAAGATTTTTAGTCTCCCCCTCCCTTGCCTCACGGTGCTTTGGTCCAAATACCTGTACCAAATACCTATTTACATCACCAGTGAGAGAACTCCAGTAAGTAAGGCTGTCAATGTCTATTCTATTCACTTAAAAGTCGGATGaagtgattattttctctttaatgcATGATGCCATGAATAGTTTTCGATGAGTCCactatgtttataataataacgTTACCCGTTTGACGGAAAGGGTTGCCAGGTGTTCATAACAAAACTAGCCAGAGACCCTGTCCCTCAAAACACTGTTTGGCCCTCTGTGTGAGTGATGAAGTCACTCTGATCTCTACAGCACTTCTGAGAAAGACATTCAAACCAGCTGAGGTCAATTCTGGTCCTTCGGGGTGTAAATATGATATTCTACAAATCTGCTCTTTTCAGTGTTGTAACTGTGGtatagatcaaaaaaaaaaaaagtcaagcacATTGAATCTAATTCTATGAGCCCAGATATGCccataacatttaaatatgaatatcatTGATTGATTGTACTATTAAAGTTTTGGTGTAAatgtatatgtttgtttgttgtttactTGTTTCTTATTGAAACCCAAGAAAGAAGTCTACATTACAACTGAGAAGATAGCATCTAGtttgataaaatgttattttgcttAAAATTCTACAGTGGTTAACCATAGATTATAGCAAATAAAATGGTGGTAACTTGTTATTAATCACAATTGTCATCAAAACAGATTCTTAAAAGCTTATTGCATAGTTGAAGGTGATGGCATGgagttaatattttagtaagtcTATATTATTAGTGTGAAATATTAAGCTCTGATTCTATGCAGATTAAAGTAATGTTAATGGGGGGAAGGGGTTCCATTCAGCCCATAGCACTATTGATTTGTGTCTCTCGTGGGACAAGTGGGATGGGATTCGCTGTTCCTACTAATGGACAAAGGGCTGTGCTGAGTGCCGTTTGGTATAAAACCGTTAGATTGAGTTGTGAAACGAATGGTGAGCAAAGATCTGCCATGTCAGGTCTGTTTTATGTTGTTGCATTAGGGTT
This region includes:
- the LOC127954726 gene encoding transmembrane protein 205 isoform X1; translation: MWTGLHFSKSVPVLDGLRKLIMTTEGDPTAFVKVLHLLVISFIWGMQVWVSFIAGFVLISQVSMHTFGLVQSKLFPIYFNCLMGGNAVSLAIYAVYHPRELLDWHEGIQMILFFVAVIMAGLNVQWFGPSATESMLVMQEIEKEHGLGNQVGMSSNKEEYAKLREQDLKYKEHRTIFYRYHGLSNLCNLIGFFSTTINLIYLALHLGTI
- the LOC127954726 gene encoding transmembrane protein 205 isoform X2: MTTEGDPTAFVKVLHLLVISFIWGMQVWVSFIAGFVLISQVSMHTFGLVQSKLFPIYFNCLMGGNAVSLAIYAVYHPRELLDWHEGIQMILFFVAVIMAGLNVQWFGPSATESMLVMQEIEKEHGLGNQVGMSSNKEEYAKLREQDLKYKEHRTIFYRYHGLSNLCNLIGFFSTTINLIYLALHLGTI